A genomic stretch from Sulfurovum sp. TSL1 includes:
- a CDS encoding recombinase family protein, translating to MVYAYMRQVPGFPHLTTQQSDILAFALRNELDIGQEVVEYATKNLLLDERKDFEAFLQTMQEGYTVIVSSLFVLSDKVEELVKVINCMLSHSVDLWIVDSNLVMNKETSMVEIFPLLNALREEEKEKTNQIGRPKGSKSSSKFDIHQREIISFLRSGMNVSAIARELGVSRSSLKDYIESRGIRELVEGAWMEMNPSEGARDMDNIVLICPFEKEKEAKQRKVS from the coding sequence ATGGTTTATGCATATATGAGGCAGGTGCCAGGGTTTCCGCATTTGACCACACAGCAGAGTGATATTCTTGCATTTGCACTGAGAAATGAACTGGATATTGGTCAGGAAGTGGTTGAATACGCGACGAAAAATCTTCTTTTGGATGAAAGGAAGGATTTTGAAGCATTTTTGCAAACTATGCAAGAAGGGTATACCGTGATCGTCTCGTCTTTGTTCGTTTTGAGTGACAAAGTTGAAGAATTGGTAAAGGTAATAAATTGTATGCTAAGTCATAGTGTTGATCTTTGGATCGTAGACTCAAATCTGGTCATGAACAAAGAGACCAGTATGGTTGAGATCTTTCCTTTATTAAATGCATTAAGAGAGGAAGAAAAAGAGAAGACCAACCAGATAGGACGCCCAAAAGGGAGCAAATCAAGCTCCAAGTTCGATATCCATCAGAGAGAGATCATCTCTTTTTTGAGAAGCGGAATGAATGTCAGTGCGATAGCCAGAGAGTTGGGCGTAAGCCGCAGTTCCCTGAAAGACTATATCGAGTCACGCGGGATCAGAGAGTTAGTAGAAGGGGCATGGATGGAGATGAACCCATCAGAAGGTGCCAGAGATATGGACAATATCGTACTGATCTGTCCGTTTGAAAAAGAGAAAGAAGCAAAACAACGAAAGGTGTCATAA
- a CDS encoding YbeD family protein yields MILDDKTPQRPQIEYPTRWGFKLIGRDKEALLRCIKEAMGDKEHLCSLGNSSRTGKFHTYNASCVVETEEERNRIFKYCQDHDDVDMVI; encoded by the coding sequence ATGATCTTAGATGACAAAACACCCCAAAGACCACAAATCGAGTACCCCACACGATGGGGCTTTAAACTCATAGGCAGAGACAAAGAAGCCCTTTTACGATGTATCAAAGAAGCCATGGGAGACAAAGAACACCTTTGCTCTTTGGGAAACTCATCGCGAACAGGAAAATTTCATACCTATAACGCCAGTTGTGTTGTTGAAACAGAGGAAGAGAGAAACCGTATCTTTAAATACTGCCAGGATCATGATGACGTGGATATGGTGATCTGA
- the eno gene encoding phosphopyruvate hydratase, translating to MIFIDEIVATEVMDSRGNPTVKATVSLSDGTVESAIVPSGASTGKREALELRDGGDRYMGKGVLQACENVNGPISDALVGLSPFNQAEVDLVMKEVDGTNNYGNMGANAVLGVSMAVARAAAKSMGMPLYRYLGGANAVVMPVPMLNIINGGEHANNSVDFQEYMVMPVGFDRFSEGLRACAEVYHNLKKIIDGMGESTAVGDEGGFAPNLKSNEEPIQVIMQAIEKAGYKPGEQIAIALDVAASELINDAGKYVLKSENRELTSQELSAYYADMCAKYPIVSIEDGLSEDDWEGWKHLTEVLGDKVQLVGDDLFVTNVSILAEGIEKEIANSILIKPNQIGTVSETMQTVRLAQRSGYTCVMSHRSGESEDTFIADFAVALNTGEIKTGSTARSDRIAKYNRLLEIEAELGQFEYLGASIFTK from the coding sequence ATGATTTTTATCGATGAGATCGTAGCAACAGAGGTGATGGACAGTAGAGGAAACCCTACAGTAAAAGCAACAGTAAGTTTGAGTGACGGGACAGTAGAAAGTGCTATTGTTCCTAGCGGTGCGAGTACAGGTAAACGTGAAGCGCTTGAACTTCGTGACGGCGGTGACAGATATATGGGCAAAGGGGTACTGCAAGCTTGTGAAAATGTGAATGGTCCGATCAGCGATGCACTTGTCGGTCTTAGTCCCTTCAACCAGGCAGAAGTTGACCTTGTGATGAAAGAGGTAGACGGTACGAATAATTATGGGAACATGGGTGCCAATGCGGTGCTTGGTGTCTCTATGGCAGTGGCACGTGCAGCTGCGAAAAGCATGGGTATGCCGCTTTACCGCTATCTTGGCGGAGCGAATGCCGTAGTGATGCCTGTACCAATGCTTAACATCATTAACGGTGGAGAACATGCGAACAACTCTGTAGATTTCCAAGAGTATATGGTCATGCCGGTAGGATTTGATAGATTTTCAGAAGGACTGAGAGCCTGTGCAGAAGTATACCACAACCTTAAAAAGATCATCGATGGGATGGGCGAGAGTACAGCGGTCGGTGATGAAGGTGGTTTTGCTCCAAACCTTAAGTCAAACGAAGAACCTATCCAGGTCATCATGCAAGCGATAGAAAAAGCCGGATACAAGCCGGGTGAACAGATCGCTATTGCGCTTGATGTGGCTGCCTCTGAACTTATCAATGATGCAGGCAAGTATGTCCTTAAGTCAGAGAACAGAGAATTGACATCTCAAGAGCTTAGCGCATACTATGCCGATATGTGTGCGAAGTACCCTATTGTTTCGATCGAAGATGGATTAAGTGAAGATGATTGGGAGGGCTGGAAGCATCTAACAGAAGTACTGGGAGATAAAGTACAGCTTGTAGGGGATGACCTCTTTGTAACCAATGTATCTATTCTGGCAGAGGGGATCGAAAAAGAGATCGCAAACTCTATCCTGATCAAACCAAATCAGATAGGAACGGTTTCTGAGACGATGCAAACGGTACGTCTTGCGCAAAGAAGCGGGTATACGTGCGTGATGTCTCACCGCTCAGGAGAGAGCGAAGATACGTTTATCGCAGACTTTGCTGTCGCATTGAATACCGGTGAAATAAAAACGGGATCCACGGCAAGAAGCGACAGAATCGCCAAATATAACAGACTGCTTGAGATCGAAGCGGAACTCGGTCAGTTTGAGTATTTGGGTGCGTCAATTTTTACAAAGTAA
- the ccoG gene encoding cytochrome c oxidase accessory protein CcoG, which produces MESTISTEKPKKNQAKEYLKGWMPYRIKRYWFYAAATVVAMVTPWITINGNHLFLLSFDQKKLHLAGIAFDMQELYLMPFLLMLLFLGIFAITAVGGRAWCGWACPQTIFRVIYRDGIETKLLGLRKKIKNKQKEPDMSKMENKVKVVIAILLWSVLAFIASANFLWYFVPPEDFFRYLSDPAEHMVLLGVLVSTALFIILDVVFIKENFCVYVCPYSRVQSVLYDDDTIMAVYDPIRGGEIYEGHGYEREKKFTKQKDLLSVEPNAECTTCESCVTVCPTHIDIRKGLQLECINCLECVDACTSVMGALGKPSLVQWSSEKETLRHEGKTNYFRGKVIAYFAVLMIVLVTLFVMGSKKEHMLLNINKSQRLYKVLDNGVVQNDYIFMFANTDSKDHTYYFEIVGNDKITIRRPSEPFDLGAGQKKKKVVVLETTEQLANNTRKDVPIPIVIRAYATDDKEKIMVEREQVFFYPRADLVKK; this is translated from the coding sequence ATGGAATCTACAATATCAACAGAAAAACCAAAGAAAAATCAGGCAAAAGAGTATTTAAAAGGGTGGATGCCTTACCGTATCAAAAGATACTGGTTTTATGCAGCTGCAACGGTCGTTGCCATGGTCACGCCATGGATCACGATCAATGGCAACCATCTCTTTTTATTGAGTTTTGATCAGAAGAAGTTGCATTTGGCAGGGATCGCTTTTGATATGCAAGAGCTTTACCTGATGCCGTTTTTGCTTATGCTCCTTTTCCTGGGTATCTTTGCCATCACGGCAGTAGGGGGTAGAGCCTGGTGTGGTTGGGCCTGTCCTCAGACCATTTTCAGGGTGATCTATAGAGATGGTATAGAGACAAAACTCCTAGGATTGAGAAAAAAGATCAAAAACAAGCAGAAAGAACCCGATATGAGCAAAATGGAAAACAAAGTGAAAGTTGTGATCGCTATCCTGCTCTGGTCCGTGTTGGCATTTATAGCTTCTGCCAACTTTTTATGGTACTTTGTACCGCCTGAAGACTTCTTCAGGTATTTGAGCGATCCTGCTGAACATATGGTGTTGCTAGGTGTATTGGTGAGTACGGCACTGTTCATCATACTTGATGTGGTCTTCATCAAAGAGAATTTTTGTGTCTATGTCTGTCCTTACAGCCGTGTGCAGTCTGTACTCTATGATGATGATACGATCATGGCAGTCTATGACCCTATAAGAGGTGGCGAGATCTATGAAGGGCATGGATATGAGAGAGAAAAGAAATTTACGAAACAGAAAGATCTTCTAAGCGTGGAGCCTAATGCCGAGTGTACCACGTGTGAAAGTTGTGTGACCGTCTGTCCGACACATATTGATATCCGTAAAGGACTGCAGCTTGAATGTATCAACTGTCTGGAGTGTGTAGATGCCTGTACTTCAGTGATGGGTGCATTAGGTAAACCGAGTCTGGTACAGTGGTCAAGTGAAAAAGAGACCCTTCGTCATGAAGGCAAAACGAACTACTTTAGAGGCAAAGTTATCGCATATTTTGCCGTGCTTATGATCGTACTTGTGACACTGTTCGTGATGGGAAGTAAAAAAGAGCATATGCTTTTAAATATCAACAAAAGTCAAAGACTCTATAAGGTACTGGACAACGGTGTCGTACAGAATGATTATATTTTCATGTTTGCCAATACCGACAGCAAAGACCATACCTATTACTTTGAGATCGTAGGCAATGACAAGATCACCATCAGGAGACCTTCGGAGCCATTTGATCTTGGTGCAGGCCAGAAAAAGAAAAAAGTAGTGGTCCTGGAAACAACAGAGCAACTGGCAAACAATACAAGAAAAGATGTCCCTATCCCTATAGTGATAAGGGCCTATGCTACCGATGACAAAGAGAAGATCATGGTGGAAAGAGAACAGGTCTTTTTCTACCCTCGTGCAGACTTAGTGAAAAAATAG
- the recA gene encoding recombinase RecA, producing the protein MAMDANKQKALDMAIKQIDKTFGKGTLMRLGDKEFEPIESISTGSLGLDMALGIGGIPQGRIIEIYGPESSGKTTLALQTIASAQKKGMVCAFIDAEHALDVAYAKNLGVDTDNLLVSQPDFGEQALDVLETLARSAAVDLIIVDSVAALTPKSEIEGDMGDQHVGLQARLMSQALRKLTAILHKTNTTVIFINQIRMKIGTMGYGSPETTTGGNALKFYCSVRIDVRRIATLKQGESSIGNRVKAKVVKNKVAPPFRQAEFDIMFGEGISFVGELIDYGVKMDIIDKSGAWFSYGSEKLGQGKENAKITIKENPELMAELEGKIKEALGFGDALAVDESEMVED; encoded by the coding sequence ATGGCAATGGATGCGAACAAGCAAAAAGCACTGGATATGGCAATCAAACAGATCGACAAGACGTTTGGTAAAGGTACATTGATGAGACTGGGAGACAAAGAATTCGAACCTATCGAGTCTATCTCAACAGGCTCACTTGGTTTAGATATGGCATTAGGAATAGGCGGTATACCTCAAGGGCGTATTATAGAGATCTATGGTCCTGAGTCATCAGGTAAGACAACACTTGCGCTGCAGACCATTGCTTCGGCACAAAAAAAAGGTATGGTGTGTGCATTCATCGATGCGGAACATGCGCTGGATGTTGCCTATGCCAAAAATCTGGGTGTGGATACGGATAATCTCCTGGTCTCTCAACCGGACTTTGGTGAACAGGCACTGGATGTACTTGAAACATTGGCAAGATCAGCAGCGGTTGATCTGATCATCGTTGACTCTGTTGCCGCACTTACACCAAAAAGTGAGATAGAGGGGGATATGGGAGATCAACATGTCGGATTGCAGGCAAGACTGATGTCACAGGCACTGCGTAAACTCACTGCTATCCTGCATAAAACGAACACAACGGTGATCTTCATTAACCAGATTCGTATGAAGATCGGTACCATGGGATATGGATCACCGGAAACAACGACAGGGGGGAATGCCTTGAAGTTTTACTGTTCTGTGCGAATTGACGTACGCCGTATCGCAACACTCAAACAGGGTGAATCTTCCATAGGGAACCGTGTTAAAGCAAAAGTAGTGAAAAATAAAGTGGCACCTCCATTCAGACAGGCAGAGTTTGACATTATGTTCGGAGAGGGGATCTCTTTTGTGGGAGAGCTCATTGACTATGGTGTGAAGATGGATATTATAGACAAATCAGGTGCATGGTTCTCTTATGGCAGTGAGAAACTGGGACAAGGAAAAGAAAATGCAAAGATCACCATCAAAGAAAATCCTGAACTGATGGCAGAGTTGGAAGGCAAGATCAAAGAAGCCCTAGGTTTTGGTGATGCACTGGCAGTAGATGAGAGCGAGATGGTCGAAGACTAA
- a CDS encoding menaquinone biosynthesis family protein: MNPIQLAHSPDADDIFMYFAIKFGWVDTKGYTFENIGLDIETLNVEALKGTYDVSAISFGMYPLIKDEYALLRTAVSFGEGYGPKLIRRKETKLKRNFKVALSGKYTTNAMLFRIYYPDARPVYMDFLEIEEAVVSGKVDAGVLIHESILDFDASLEVEKEVWDIWVELAGEGLPLPLGGMAIRRSLPLNRAIDIENILIEGVKVANERKEALCAKLEAEHLVRISDEMLQKYLDMYASDDSVQLSDLQIKALDRLYELGFQHGLWETPIKTEAYLIPKEYEALRYS, from the coding sequence ATGAATCCTATACAGTTAGCCCATTCCCCGGATGCAGATGATATTTTTATGTATTTTGCCATTAAATTTGGCTGGGTTGATACCAAAGGCTATACCTTTGAAAACATTGGACTGGATATTGAAACACTTAATGTGGAGGCACTGAAAGGAACCTATGATGTCTCTGCCATCAGTTTTGGTATGTACCCGCTCATCAAAGATGAGTATGCGCTGCTTCGTACTGCAGTGAGTTTCGGTGAAGGGTATGGACCCAAGCTCATACGACGCAAAGAGACAAAACTAAAACGAAATTTCAAAGTGGCCCTTTCCGGAAAATACACGACCAATGCCATGCTTTTCAGAATCTATTACCCAGATGCAAGGCCTGTCTATATGGATTTCCTTGAGATAGAAGAGGCTGTGGTTTCGGGTAAAGTGGATGCAGGGGTGCTGATCCATGAGTCCATCCTGGATTTTGATGCAAGTTTGGAAGTGGAAAAAGAGGTGTGGGATATTTGGGTAGAGTTGGCAGGAGAAGGTCTGCCTTTACCGCTTGGCGGTATGGCGATACGAAGAAGTCTGCCACTGAACCGTGCCATCGATATAGAAAATATTCTCATAGAGGGTGTCAAAGTGGCCAATGAGAGAAAAGAAGCGCTCTGTGCCAAACTAGAGGCAGAACATCTTGTGCGTATCTCAGATGAAATGCTTCAAAAATATCTTGATATGTATGCCTCTGATGACTCTGTCCAGCTCTCTGACCTTCAGATCAAAGCACTGGACAGACTCTACGAGTTAGGCTTTCAGCATGGTTTATGGGAGACACCTATCAAAACGGAAGCGTATTTGATCCCTAAAGAGTATGAAGCCCTGCGGTACAGTTAA
- the moaC gene encoding cyclic pyranopterin monophosphate synthase MoaC, translating into MNLTHLDEQNKPKMVDVSDKENTTRIATASGIIEVGQAAFDAVLENTAKKGPVLQTAVIAAIQGTKQTSTLIPMCHPLMLTSVKTDIEELPDLPGFKLTVTAKLNGQTGVEMEALTGVSVGLLTIYDMLKAIDKGMVIKNVQLEQKSGGKSGDFNRA; encoded by the coding sequence GTGAACCTTACACACCTAGATGAACAAAACAAACCCAAAATGGTCGATGTATCAGACAAAGAAAACACTACCCGTATTGCTACGGCAAGCGGAATCATAGAAGTAGGACAAGCTGCCTTTGATGCTGTACTGGAAAATACGGCAAAAAAAGGACCCGTGCTGCAAACTGCGGTCATTGCTGCCATTCAAGGGACCAAACAAACCTCAACACTCATCCCTATGTGTCACCCCCTTATGCTGACCTCCGTCAAGACGGATATTGAAGAGCTTCCTGACCTCCCGGGGTTTAAACTCACGGTCACGGCAAAACTCAACGGACAGACAGGGGTCGAGATGGAAGCGCTTACGGGGGTCAGTGTAGGACTGCTGACGATCTACGATATGCTCAAAGCCATTGACAAAGGGATGGTCATTAAAAATGTACAATTGGAACAGAAGTCCGGCGGAAAGAGTGGCGATTTTAATCGCGCATAA
- a CDS encoding UDP-N-acetylmuramate dehydrogenase translates to MFFKTIDFSKYSSIKVGQPTQVLMIEEEDTLPTDRYLIGGANNLLVSPTPPPLMMLSKDFATIAHEGNMLIIGAATPTGRIVSYAKRHDIGGFEFCAKLPGTLGGMLAMNAGVKAYEIFNILHSIKINGEWILAEEIEHGYRFAKLGGIATHAKFEVQHGFNQKLLDELLTLRSNQPLEPSAGSVFKNPEGDYAGRLIEAVGLKGVRKGQMRWSTVHANFLVNLGGGTYGEAKSLIDLAKSEVLHRFNIALVEEIKIL, encoded by the coding sequence ATGTTTTTTAAGACCATAGACTTCTCCAAATACTCCAGTATCAAAGTGGGACAGCCTACACAAGTACTGATGATAGAAGAAGAAGACACCCTGCCCACTGACAGATACCTCATCGGAGGTGCGAACAACCTGCTTGTCTCACCCACACCTCCGCCACTGATGATGCTCTCTAAAGATTTTGCTACGATCGCGCACGAAGGGAACATGTTGATTATTGGTGCAGCGACGCCTACGGGACGCATCGTATCCTATGCGAAGAGACATGATATCGGCGGTTTTGAGTTTTGTGCCAAACTCCCCGGTACACTGGGCGGTATGCTTGCGATGAATGCAGGGGTCAAAGCCTATGAGATATTTAATATTTTACACTCTATAAAGATCAATGGCGAATGGATTTTAGCCGAGGAGATAGAACACGGCTACCGTTTCGCCAAGCTGGGGGGTATTGCAACCCATGCAAAGTTTGAGGTACAGCATGGTTTTAACCAGAAGCTTCTGGATGAACTGCTCACACTGCGATCCAATCAGCCTCTTGAACCCAGTGCGGGTTCCGTATTTAAAAACCCTGAAGGTGATTATGCCGGACGACTGATAGAAGCTGTGGGACTAAAAGGTGTAAGAAAAGGTCAAATGCGGTGGAGTACGGTGCATGCCAATTTCCTGGTCAATTTAGGGGGTGGAACGTATGGGGAAGCCAAGTCGCTCATAGACTTGGCAAAAAGTGAAGTGCTACATAGATTTAATATAGCACTAGTAGAAGAGATAAAGATCCTCTAA
- a CDS encoding NAD(P)/FAD-dependent oxidoreductase: MRKVLVLGGGFAGVEAAIYLKKQDLDVTLVSDRDYFYIYPTSIWIPTGEATREDVSVPLDKLAMKHGFQLIVDPVLQLEAEAKRAILESGRILEGYPYIVVALGQDKMQLKGLEHTLSICGKPEEATALYERLDTLIEKKEGRIAMGFGGNPKDTSAVRGGPAFEVLFNVDTYLKKKGVRENFELTFFAPMAKPGQKMGEKALVMMDKMFEMTNIQKKVGSKITHFEKDGICFEDGTKLESDLTMFISAGTGHHVLKTSGLPLSDAGYVVTNEYNEIEGFDGVYAIGDSASLMGPEWRAKQGHVAEVMAKNVAYNILNDIQNIDSKRSYMEHLNILCVMDTGNGAAFVYRSDKGGKMIPMPIVGHWMKKMWGWYCRYSKLGKIPRIPGM; the protein is encoded by the coding sequence ATGCGTAAAGTATTGGTATTGGGTGGCGGATTTGCAGGCGTTGAAGCAGCGATCTATCTGAAAAAGCAAGACTTGGATGTCACACTGGTGAGTGACAGGGATTATTTTTATATCTATCCTACTTCCATCTGGATACCAACAGGTGAAGCAACGAGGGAAGATGTCTCTGTGCCTCTGGACAAGCTGGCGATGAAACATGGATTCCAGCTTATTGTTGATCCGGTATTGCAGTTAGAGGCAGAGGCTAAAAGAGCTATTTTAGAGAGTGGACGTATCTTGGAAGGGTACCCTTATATCGTTGTTGCACTCGGTCAGGACAAGATGCAGTTGAAAGGGTTGGAGCATACACTTTCAATCTGCGGTAAGCCAGAAGAGGCTACGGCACTTTATGAACGTTTGGATACATTGATAGAGAAAAAAGAGGGAAGAATTGCCATGGGCTTTGGCGGTAATCCCAAAGATACCTCTGCGGTACGTGGGGGACCTGCATTTGAAGTGCTCTTTAATGTGGATACCTATCTGAAGAAAAAAGGGGTTCGTGAAAATTTTGAACTTACTTTTTTTGCTCCTATGGCAAAACCCGGACAGAAGATGGGTGAAAAAGCATTAGTGATGATGGACAAGATGTTCGAAATGACGAACATCCAGAAAAAAGTAGGCAGTAAGATCACCCATTTTGAAAAAGATGGTATCTGTTTTGAAGATGGGACAAAACTGGAATCGGACCTGACGATGTTCATATCGGCAGGTACCGGACATCATGTACTCAAAACGTCTGGACTTCCGCTAAGCGATGCCGGGTATGTGGTGACCAATGAGTATAATGAGATAGAAGGCTTTGATGGCGTGTATGCCATTGGTGATTCTGCATCGCTTATGGGGCCTGAGTGGAGAGCAAAACAGGGGCATGTCGCTGAGGTCATGGCTAAGAATGTAGCCTATAATATTTTGAATGACATACAAAACATAGATTCCAAACGAAGCTATATGGAACATTTGAATATTTTATGTGTAATGGATACAGGAAATGGCGCAGCCTTTGTCTATCGCAGTGACAAGGGTGGGAAAATGATCCCTATGCCTATCGTGGGTCACTGGATGAAAAAGATGTGGGGATGGTACTGCCGTTATTCCAAACTGGGAAAGATCCCTAGAATTCCAGGAATGTAG
- a CDS encoding DUF1566 domain-containing protein, producing MKKVLISACLSMFTTLLMAGGDTTETLAPVVEVSKTPCKTNKVYVESDAGLMWQDAAYTDGEDGAYKRGHSVGKAGKHSHAVNYCRTLNYAGHNDWRLPTSEELSHVHNPQDNPFAYSRASDFWSTTPTTENRYYVVFTADAMQYARKPSESNYIRCVRCLGEGYVFSGSKEVK from the coding sequence ATGAAAAAAGTACTAATATCGGCATGTCTCTCTATGTTCACTACTTTACTGATGGCAGGGGGAGATACAACCGAAACGCTTGCACCTGTAGTGGAAGTATCAAAAACACCTTGTAAAACCAATAAAGTCTACGTTGAATCGGATGCAGGCCTTATGTGGCAGGATGCAGCCTATACAGATGGGGAAGATGGTGCGTATAAACGTGGGCACTCGGTAGGTAAAGCAGGGAAGCATAGCCATGCAGTGAACTATTGTCGTACATTGAACTATGCGGGACATAATGATTGGAGATTGCCTACTTCAGAGGAGTTATCTCATGTACATAATCCTCAAGATAATCCATTTGCATACTCTCGTGCTTCAGACTTCTGGTCAACTACACCTACTACAGAGAACAGATATTATGTGGTGTTTACAGCAGACGCAATGCAATATGCAAGAAAACCTAGTGAGTCTAATTATATTCGATGTGTCCGTTGTTTAGGTGAAGGGTATGTCTTCTCTGGATCGAAAGAGGTAAAATAG
- a CDS encoding murein L,D-transpeptidase family protein: MRYLYGFMILLWLTGCRQPLEPTVVDNHYTLAECKEELLEAEDFSQGESIDKIVVVKKERKMYLYKEGKVQNTLPVSLGKNPIGHKQKQGDNRTPEGEFWISRKLCSPKYFRSLCISYPRPEDKVSAARRGVDPGGAVTLHGQPTWNADGKGDSYTLSKNWTQGCVAVTNSAMKELWYAVREGVPIIIR, encoded by the coding sequence ATGCGATACCTCTATGGATTTATGATACTCTTATGGTTGACAGGATGCAGGCAACCGCTTGAACCCACTGTGGTGGATAACCATTATACTTTAGCAGAGTGCAAAGAGGAGTTACTGGAGGCCGAAGATTTTTCTCAAGGTGAAAGTATCGACAAGATCGTGGTGGTCAAAAAAGAGCGTAAAATGTATTTGTATAAAGAGGGAAAAGTACAAAATACACTGCCTGTCTCTTTAGGGAAAAACCCGATAGGTCACAAGCAGAAGCAAGGAGACAACAGAACCCCTGAAGGTGAATTTTGGATCTCCAGAAAACTCTGTTCTCCTAAATACTTTCGGTCCCTTTGTATCTCATATCCACGTCCTGAAGACAAAGTAAGTGCTGCCAGAAGGGGTGTTGACCCGGGTGGTGCAGTGACGCTTCATGGACAGCCTACCTGGAATGCAGATGGTAAGGGAGACAGCTATACGTTATCTAAAAATTGGACCCAGGGATGTGTAGCTGTGACAAACTCTGCAATGAAAGAGTTGTGGTATGCTGTGCGTGAAGGTGTTCCTATTATTATACGATAA
- a CDS encoding murein L,D-transpeptidase family protein — protein sequence MKIEISLLGLLVALFVVGCGETPYYGKADPTPYATKECIKELASGAEIDHSNKIDKIVVYKKKRVLYAYKDGKVVEKFRISLGANGGADAGNKVKAGDYRTPEGTYSIVRKKCDSRLYRSLMISYPSEADKAKARGRGVNPGGYITIHGQPKWNADGRGDEYTLSRDWTEGCMAVRNLAMDTLWSAVEKGVTIEIHA from the coding sequence ATGAAGATAGAAATAAGTTTGCTGGGCCTGCTTGTTGCGCTATTTGTTGTGGGGTGTGGAGAAACACCTTATTACGGGAAGGCGGATCCTACACCGTATGCAACAAAAGAGTGCATAAAAGAATTGGCAAGCGGGGCAGAAATAGACCACAGCAATAAAATAGACAAAATCGTTGTCTATAAGAAAAAAAGAGTGTTGTATGCCTATAAAGATGGCAAAGTGGTTGAAAAGTTCCGTATCTCTCTGGGTGCTAATGGTGGAGCCGATGCCGGTAACAAGGTAAAGGCGGGGGATTATAGAACGCCGGAAGGCACCTATAGCATTGTGAGAAAGAAATGCGATTCAAGACTCTATAGATCGCTGATGATCTCTTATCCCAGCGAGGCGGATAAAGCAAAAGCAAGGGGAAGAGGTGTAAATCCGGGTGGATATATCACGATCCATGGGCAACCAAAATGGAATGCGGATGGACGGGGGGATGAATATACCCTTTCGCGTGATTGGACAGAGGGATGTATGGCAGTCCGAAACCTTGCGATGGATACACTTTGGTCTGCGGTTGAAAAGGGTGTAACGATAGAAATACATGCATGA
- the tpx gene encoding thiol peroxidase has product MATVTFKNDIVCNLAGTEINVGDTAPVTTVVNCDPMLQDETIGGEGKVQLISAVPSLDTGVCDAETRRFNAEAANLEGIEVITVSMDLPFAAARWCGAAGIDNIKVCSDFRNKDFANNYGVLLADGPLAGIMARVIFVIGKDGKVAYKQVVPEITQEPDYEEALAAAKAAL; this is encoded by the coding sequence ATGGCAACAGTAACATTTAAAAACGACATCGTATGTAACCTGGCAGGTACAGAAATCAATGTAGGTGATACAGCACCCGTAACTACAGTAGTCAACTGTGATCCAATGCTTCAAGATGAGACAATCGGTGGTGAAGGTAAAGTGCAATTGATCAGTGCCGTACCATCACTTGATACAGGTGTATGTGATGCAGAGACCAGAAGATTTAATGCTGAAGCAGCGAACCTTGAGGGTATAGAGGTTATTACAGTATCTATGGACCTTCCATTTGCAGCAGCTAGATGGTGTGGCGCTGCGGGAATCGATAACATTAAAGTATGTTCAGACTTCAGAAACAAAGATTTTGCTAACAATTACGGTGTGCTTTTGGCTGATGGTCCTTTAGCGGGTATCATGGCGAGAGTGATCTTTGTGATCGGTAAAGATGGTAAAGTTGCATATAAGCAAGTGGTTCCGGAAATTACTCAAGAGCCTGACTACGAAGAAGCATTGGCAGCAGCTAAGGCAGCTTTATAA